The genomic region CGAAGGAAGCAGTCATGCGCCGGACGGTAGCGCCGGGCACCTCCACGGACCATCGATATCGCCGGACAGCGGACCTCCGACGCAGTCGGCCAGGCCATCCACCAGGCGGCAGCTCTTTTCCAATCTGCTTCAAGCAGGCTATAAATGAGCAACTTCGAGCACCATTCGCCTGGGTTCACGCAGCCCGCATCCGCGAAGGACGCCCATGCCGCTCATATCCACCGGTGTCATCACGCACGGCGCCCGGACCGACGCGACCGGCGTCGGGGCCTTCAACGTCGTGCAGATCGAACACGCGCAGGCCATCGCGAGCGGGGCGGAAGCCGCCGGGCTGCCGGTGATCCTCCAGGTCAGCGAGAACACCGCGCGCTACCACGGCGGCCTCGAACCCATCGGGCTCGCCTCGCTCGCCGTCGCCCGGGCGGCGGGCGTGCCGGTCTCCGTGCATCTGGACCACGCCGAGTCGGCCGAGCTGGTCCGCGAGGCGGTCCGGCTCGGCTTCACCTCCGTCATGTTCGACGCGTCGGCCCTCCCGTACGCCGACAACGTCGCCGCGACCCGCGAGATCACCGCCTACTGCCACAGCCACGGCGTCTGGGTGGAGGCGGAGCTCGGCGAGATCGGCGGCAAGGACGGTGCGCACGCTCCTGGCGTACGCACCGACCCGGACGAGGCCCGGGCGTTCGTGGAGGCCACGGCTGTCGACGCGCTCGCCGTGGCCGTCGGCAGTTCGCACGCGATGCTGACCCGCGACGCCGTCCTCGACTTCGCGCTCATCTCCCGGCTGCGCGACGCGGTGGGGGTCCCGCTCGTCCTGCACGGCTCCTCGGGGGTGGGCGACACGGGTCTCGCGGCGGCGATCGGCGCCGGAATGACGAAGGTCAACATCTCCACGCATCTGAACAAGCTGTTCACCCGGGCCGTCCGCGACTATCTGGACACCCACGCCGAGGCCGCGGACCCCCGCGCCTATCTCGGCCCGGCCCGCGCCGCGGTCGCCGCGGAGGTGGCGCGCCTGCTGGGCGTCCTGGCGCGCCCCGGACGATAGGCTTGTGAGCTGCGAGCGAGGAGGATCCGGTGGCGGCACACACACGGTGGACCCGGCTGCTGGAGATCCTCAGCGACCAGGGTCACCTCGACGTACTCGACGCCGCCGAACGGCTCGGCTGTTCCGCCGCCACCGTCCGCCGCGACCTGGACGAGCTCGCCCGGCAGAACCTGCTGACCCGCACCCGGGGCGGCGCGGTGGTGAGCACCGTCGCCTACGACCTGCCGTTGCGCTACAAGGCGGCCCGCAAGGCGGACGAGAAGCAGCGCATCGCCGAGGCCGCGGCCGAGCTGATCCCGACGGGCTCCACCGTCGGCCTCAACGGCGGCACGACGACCTCCGAGGTGGCCAGGGAGCTCGCGCTGCGGCCGGAACCGTCGGGCGGGGGCGTGGCGCTGACCGTGGTGACCAACGCGATCAACATCGCCAACGAGCTGGCGGTCCGCCCCCAGGTGAAGATCGTCGTCACCGGCGGGGTGGCCAGGCCCAATTCGTACGAACTCGTCGGCCCCCTGGTCGACTCGGTCCTGCGCGGTCTCGCGCTCGACTACACGATCCTCGGCGTGGACGCCGTGCACGCCCGGTTCGGCGCGGCCACGCACGACGAGTCCGAGGCCGGCGCCAACCGTGCCCTCGCCGAGTGCGCGGGCACCGTGATCGTGGTCGCCGACTCCTCCAAACTCGGGCGCCGGGCCTTCGCCCAGGTGTGCGAGACCAGCGCGGTGTCGGTGCTGGTCACGGACAAGGACGCGCCCGAGGACGTCGTGGAGGAGTTCACCGCACTGGGCATCGACGTCCTGCGGGTGTGAACCCCGCAGGTCAGCGGTAGTCCTCCGGGTGACCCTGCATCCACGTGTTGACGCGGTCCCGGGTGCCGATCAGCTCCGTGCGGTGCTTCTCCAGGTTCGGGGTGGAGACGTCGCCGTCCAGCGTCGTGCGCAGCGTGCCGATCCAGGCGATGGGCTCCTTGAAGTGGCCCGGCCCCTTCTTGTCCGCCTTCATCGCCTCGTCCAGGCGGTTCAGTTCGTCGTCGACCCGGCCCAGGAAGTAGGCACAGTCGCCGGCTCCGGGCGTGCAGGTGTCGTCCAGCGTGGCCTGGAGCCCGGCGAAGGCGTCGCGGACCAGCTCGGGCGCGTTCGGATCCTCCTGGATGATCAGCGTGGGCCTCGGTGACGGCGTGGGCATCAGGGACGGCTGAGCGGCCGCCGACGGGTCCACGTGCGGGACGTCACCGCCCGGCCCGTCGGTGGTGGTCGCCGCGCTGCAGCCCACCAGCAGCGCTCCCAGAACCACGGCCGGTATCGCGGCACGCAGGCCGGTACGGATCATCAAGAGGCCCCCCTCGTCGTGTTGGACCGGAACCCTATCGCCGCCCCGGCGGACGCCCGCACGGCCCCGACCGGGCCCGGAGGGGGGCCATTTGCATATACATACAATCGAGTGCATACTCTTCCTATGTCTAAGGTTCTCACCTCCCTGCCCACCGGCGAGCGCGTCGGCATCGCTTTCTCGGGCGGCCTCGACACCTCGGTCGCGGTCGCGTGGATGCGCGACAAGGGTGCCGTCCCGTGCACCTACACGGCCGACATCGGCCAGTACGACGAGCCCGACATCGCGTCGGTGCCCGGTCGCGCGAAGGCCTACGGCGCCGAGATCGCGCGTCTGGTCGACTGCCGGGCGGCACTGGTCGAGGAGGGCCTGGCAGCGCTCGCCTGCGGCGCGTTCCACATCCGCTCGGGCGGGCGTGCCTACTTCAACACGACGCCGCTCGGCCGCGCCGTCACCGGCACCCTGCTGGTCCGGGCGATGCTCGAGGACAACGTACAGATCTGGGGCGACGGCTCCACGTTCAAGGGCAACGACATCGAGCGGTTCTACCGCTACGGCCTCCTCGCCAACCCCCACCTGCGCATCTACAAGCCCTGGCTCGACGCCGACTTCGTCACCGAGCTCGGCGGCCGCAAGGAGATGTCGGAGTGGCTGGTCGCGCACGGGCTGCCCTACCGCGACAGCACGGAGAAGGCGTACTCCACCGACGCCAACATCTGGGGCGCCACCCACGAGGCGAAGACCCTGGAGCACCTCGACACCGGCGTGGAGACCGTCGACCCGATCATGGGCGTCCGGTTCTGGGACCCCTCGGTCGAGATCGCCACCGAGGACGTCACCATCGGCTTCGACCAGGGCCGCCCGGTGACGATCAACGGCAAGACCTTCGCCAACGCGGTCGACCTGGTGATGGAGGCCAACGCGGTCGGCGGCCGTCACGGCCTGGGCATGTCGGACCAGATCGAGAACCGCATCATCGAGGCGAAGAGCCGCGGCATCTACGAGGCGCCCGGCCTGGCCCTCCTGCACGCGGCGTACGAGCGCCTCGTCAACGCGATCCACAACGAGGACACCCTCGCCCACTACCACAACGAGGGCCGGCGCCTCGGGCGGCTGATGTACGAGGGCCGCTGGCTGGACCCGCAGGCCCTGATGGTCCGCGAGTCGCTGCAGCGCTGGGTCGGCTCGGCCGTCACGGGCGAGGTGACGCTGCGGCTGCGGCGCGGTGAGGACTACTCGATCCTCAACACCACCGGCCCCGCCTTCAGCTACCACCCGGACAAGCTGTCGATGGAGCGGACCGAGGACTCGGCGTTCGGCCCCGTGGACCGCATCGGCCAGCTCACCATGCGCAACCTCGACATCGCGGACTCGCGCGCCAGGCTCGAACAGTTCGCCGGCCTCGGCCTCGTCGGCACCGCCCAGCCCTCGCTGATCGGCGCCGCGCAGGCGGCGGCGACCGGCCTGATCGGCGCCATGTCCGAGGGCGGCGCGCAGGCCATCGCCTCCCGCGGCGAGGTCTCCGGCGACGACGAGCTCCTGGACCGCGCCGCGATGGAGTCCGGCACCGACTGACGGGTGCCCGGGCCGGCCGCCCGACCCGGGACCTTATCCTCGGACTCACGGCGGACACGCCGGCGGATACGCAGGAGAGCGAAGGTGGCGGCAATGGCGAAGGTCCCGGCAGCGGCAGTGGCGGCGGGCGGACTCGTCGGCGGGTACGGAATCGCCCGCTGGACCAGGAAGCGCCCGCTGGGCGGCGTCGCACTGGCCGCCGCCGGGTCGGTGGCGGCGTACGAGTGGAACCGGCAGGCCGGGGCACGCGCGGCCACCGGGCTGACCGTCGCCTACGTCGCCGCCTTCGCCGGCTCGCACCCCCTGGCCAAGAAGCTCGGCGCCTGGCCCGCGGTGTTCACCGTGGCGGGCGGCGTCGCCGCCGCGTCCTGGGCGGTCACCCGTCGGGGCACCCGCTAGACCCACCGGGGAGCGGCCGCGCGCGGCCGCTCCCCGAAAAAGTCCGGCCCCGGGGATTGAACACGGGCGCCGTGGGGTGCGTACTGAAGAGCAACTCCCCGCGTGACCCGGGGGCGTGCCCGTACGACAGGACGGGCACGTCTCCGGTCAGCCCCCCAGCGCGTGTGACACCGAATAGATCGCCAGGCCGGCCAGCGCACCCACCACCGTGCCGTTGATCCGGATGAACTGCAGGTCGCGGCCGATGTGCGCCTCGATCTTCTTCGACGTCTGGTCCGCGTCCCAGCCGGCCACCGTGTCGCTGATCAGCGAGGTGATCTCCGTGCGGTAGGTCGTGACGACGTACGCCGCCGCGTCCTCCAGCCAGCCCTCCAGCTTCGCCTGAAGCCGCTCGTCCGTGGAGAGCCTGGCGCCCAGGGAGATCAGCGAGGCCCGGGCCCGCATCCTCAGCTCGCTCCGCTCGTCCTCGGCCGCCGAGATGATCATCGTACGGACGGAGGACCAGGCGGAGGCGATGACGTCCTGGACCTCACCACGCCCCAGGATCTCCGACTTCAGCCGCTCCACCCGGGCGCGGGTGTCGCTGTCGGTCTGGAGGTCGGCGGCGAAGTCCGTCAGGAACGTGTCGATCGAACCGCGTGCCGGATGGCCCGGCATGTCACGCATCTCCGTGACGAAGCGCAGCAGCTCCTTGTAGACCCGCTCCCCCACCCGCTTGTCGACGAACCGGGGCGTCCAGCCGGGCGCGCCGCCCTGGACCGCGTCCATCACGGAGTCACCGTGCATGACCAGCCAGTCGTGCGCCCGTACGCAGACGAGGTCGACGACCCTGCGGTGGCCGCCGTCCTGGACGATCTTCTCCAGCATCTTGCCCATGCCCGGACCGACTTCCACCGCGTCCGCCCGCCGGGTGATCGCCTCCCCGACGACCGCCTGCACGTCGGAGTCCCGCAGCACGGTCAGCGCGCCGCGCAGCGCGGTGGCCAGCTCGGCGGTGACCCGGTCGGCGTGCTCCGGCTCCGCCAGCCACGCTCCGAGCCTCTTGCCGACCCCCAGAGCGTGAATTCGGTCACGAACGACGTCCCCGGAGAGAAAATTCTCGCCCACGAAGGAACCGAGTGATGCCCCCAACTGGTCCTTCTTGGTGGGAATGATGGCGGTGTGGGGGATGGGCAGGCCGAGCGGGCGCCGGAACAGCGCCGTGACGGCGAACCAGTCCGCCAGCGCACCGACCATTCCCGCCTCGGCAGCCGCCGCGACGTAGCCCGGCCAGCCGCCCACACCCGCGTTCTTCGCCCAGGTGGCGAGGACGTACACGATCGCGACGAGCAGGAGCAGACCCGTGGCGGTGGTCTTCATACGGCGCACACCGCGCCGCTTCTCCTCGTCGGCGGCGGTGTACGCGAACCCGCCCAGCCCGGGCCCGCGGCCCTCCGCCCCGGCTGCCGTTCCCTGTCCCGCGTCCTGTTCCATCCGCTCCACCTGTCCGCGTACACGTCACACAGTGCCGTACGCATTGTCCCTACCTCACCTACTCCCGGGCCGCACGTCGAGTTCCCTGAAGACCGGCCGCGCCATGGGGACGGCGCCGCGGCCGGCTGGGCACGCGCCTTCACCCGCCCCCCGTGGCCCGGTCGGTCCGGGGCCTGCCGCATCATGAAAGCGACCCGAACACCGGGCCGGACACCGCAAGGAGAACCACCACAGATGCCCAGGCGCCAGGGGTATGCCCTGCTCATCGCCCTCGTAGCAGGCACCGTCGCGCTCGCCGCCGCCGTCGCTTTCGGTACGTCGCTCATCGCCGGGAAGAGGCAGGACCCGCTGAGCGGGTCCCAGACGCACGCGGCGGCCCGCAACCCCGCCGCACCGGCCAACTCCCTCGGCACCTGGGTCGCCACCTGGACCGCGGCCCCCGTCAGCGCGGAGCCGTATTCCGCGCAGGGCTACCCCGGCCGCACCATCCGCAACATCGTGCACACCAGCGTCGGTGGGGACGCCGCCCGCATCACGCTGTCCAATCTCTTCGGCGCCGCACCGCTCGTCATCGACCAGGCCACCGTCAACACCCGCCCGGTGACCTTCGGCGGCCGCCCCACCGTCACCGTGGCCGCCGGCCTCCAGGTCGTCAGCGACCCGGTCGTGGTGCCCGTCGCCCCCGACGCCGATCTGGAGGTCACCCTCCGCACCCCGTCCGCCGCCGGGCCCGTCACCCAGCACCCCAACGCACACCAGACGTCCTACCTGGCGGACGGCCAGGGCACCTGGAGCACCACCCGGTGGCGCTATCTGACGGCCGTCGACGTCCGCAACGAGGCATCGCCCGGCGCGATCGTCGTGCTCGGCGACTCCCTCACGGCGGGCAGCGGCTCCACGACCGACGCCAACACCCGCTGGCCGGACGTCCTCTCCGACCGGCTGCGGCACGCCTACGGCGTCGCCAACCAGGGGATAGCGGGCAACCGGCTCCTGAGCGACAGCCCGCGGACGGTCGACGGCGTCAAGAACGTGGGCGGCCGGAGCGGTGCCCACCGCTTCGATCGTGACGTCCTGTCCGTCGCCGGAGCGAAGACGGTGATCATCGCGCTCGGCATCAACGACGTGCAGCAGTTCCCCCAGGAACCCGACCCCGAGCGCATCACGGCCGGGCTCCGCGCCCTCACCGAGCGCGCGCACGCCCAGGGGCTGCGGGTCGTCGGAGCGACTCTGACGCCCTTCCAGGGCTACTCCAGCTGGTCGCCCGAGAGGAACAGCGTGCGGCTCGCCGTCAACAAGGAGATCCGCTCCGGCCGGATCTTCGACGCGTTCGTCGACTTCGACCGCGCCGTACGCGATCCCTACGCGCCCAACCGGATCCTGCCCGAGTACGACTCCGGCGACCGGCTGCACTTCAACGACGCCGGCTACCGCGCGCTGGGCCACGCGATCGACCTCGGCGCCGTCGACGGGACGCCGAAGGCCGACACCTTCTGAAGCTCAGCCGAGCTCCTTGCGCCCGTCCCCCGTGTCCGGCTTCCGCTCCCGCAGCCGCTCCTGCTCCTGCCGCCGCCGCTTCTCGGCCCTGCTCCGCTTGCGCTCCACGCCGACCCCGCCCATCAGCGCGAACCCGGTGATCTGCACCCGTGGGGCATCAGGAGCGGGGTCCGGCTCCTCGTCGAGCTTGGAGTGCTCGCCGAAACCGCCCATGATCCCGAGGCCGTTGACCTGGACGTTGAGGTCCGGCGGGACCGTCACCTGCATGCCGCCCATGATCGTGAAGCAGCGGATCACGACATCGCGCTCCGCGAAGTGGGCCTCGCGCAGATCGATCTCGCCACCGCCCCACATCGCGAACGCGGTGAACCTCGGGCCCACCGTCCAGCGGCCCTTGCGGCTGAAGCCGCCCCAGAAGGCGAAGGCCCCCGACGAGGTGGCGGTGCCGCCGATCCGCGCGGGCCAGTTCGCGGACGACCCCTTGCGCTCGGCCACCGCCCCCGTCACCGGCCGGGTGACATCGCCCGGCACCGGCAGGTCGCGTACGAGCGGCACCAACTCCCCGTGCGTACGCGCCTTGAACGTCGCGTCGAGCCGCTGCTCGAACTCGTCCATCTCCAGCCGGCCCTCGGCCACGGCCTCCCGCAGGGTCTCGGCGACCCGCTCACGTTCCGCGTCGGAGGCACGCATGTCCGGGCTGTCACTTGTCATACCGGCACCCTATAGAGCAATCGCCGGACCGGCCTAGAGACCAGAATCCGACACGTACATCTTCGCGATCACGGACTCGATGTCCGGCTCCCGCACCGAGAGGTCGACCAGCGGATAGTCCGCCGCGATACGCGCCACCAGCGGAGCGGCCGACGCCGCGGCCGGGAACGCCAGCCACTGCCGCGGCCCCTCGACCTTCACCACCCGCGCCGAAGGCCCCACCCCCAGCTCGATCGGCGGCAGCTCCCTCTCCAGGTCCACGACGAGCGTGCGCTCGCTCTCCCCCACCTCGTGCAGCCCGGCGAGCGCACCGTCGTACACCAGACGGCCGTGGTCGATCACCATCACCCGCTTGCACAGCTGCTCGATGTCGGTCAGATCGTGCGTGGTCAGCAGCACCGTCGTGGACCGCTCGGCATTCAAGTCCCGCAGGAATCCCCGCACCTTGGCCTTGGAGATCACGTCCAGTCCGATGGTGGGCTCGTCCAGATACAGCACCTCGGGATCGTGCAGCAGCGCCGCCGCGATATCGCCCCGCATCCGCTGCCCCAGCGACAGCTGACGCACCGGGACCTCCAACAGCGCGCCCAGGTCCAGGAGTTCGACACAACGGTCCAGATTTTCCCGGTAGCGGCTGTCCGGGATCCGGTACATCCGGTGCATCAGCCGGTACGAGTCACGCAACGGCAGGTCCCACCACAGCGTCGTACGCTGCCCGAACACCACCCCCATCCGGTGCGCCAGCTTCGTGCGCTCCCGGCTCGGGTCGATCCCCGCGACCCGCAGCCGGCCCCCGCTCGGCGTGAGAATGCCCGTCAGCATCTTGATCGTCGTCGACTTGCCCGCACCGTTCGGCCCGATGTAGCCGACCATCTCGCCGCGCGGCACCCGGAAGCTGATCCCGTCCACCGCCCGCACCTCACGCCGTTCACGGCGCATGAAGCCCGTTTTGCGGCGCACGTCGAAGACCTTCTCGACGCCGTCCAGCTCGATGAAGTCCATGTCGTCCACGCCCACTCCTCAGCTTCCCGTACTGCGGTACGACCGCAGCCCCACACGCCACACCAGCCCCGCGAGCACCCAGCACCCCGCCGCGACCA from Streptomyces sp. QL37 harbors:
- a CDS encoding class II fructose-bisphosphate aldolase, whose amino-acid sequence is MPLISTGVITHGARTDATGVGAFNVVQIEHAQAIASGAEAAGLPVILQVSENTARYHGGLEPIGLASLAVARAAGVPVSVHLDHAESAELVREAVRLGFTSVMFDASALPYADNVAATREITAYCHSHGVWVEAELGEIGGKDGAHAPGVRTDPDEARAFVEATAVDALAVAVGSSHAMLTRDAVLDFALISRLRDAVGVPLVLHGSSGVGDTGLAAAIGAGMTKVNISTHLNKLFTRAVRDYLDTHAEAADPRAYLGPARAAVAAEVARLLGVLARPGR
- a CDS encoding DeoR/GlpR family DNA-binding transcription regulator; translation: MAAHTRWTRLLEILSDQGHLDVLDAAERLGCSAATVRRDLDELARQNLLTRTRGGAVVSTVAYDLPLRYKAARKADEKQRIAEAAAELIPTGSTVGLNGGTTTSEVARELALRPEPSGGGVALTVVTNAINIANELAVRPQVKIVVTGGVARPNSYELVGPLVDSVLRGLALDYTILGVDAVHARFGAATHDESEAGANRALAECAGTVIVVADSSKLGRRAFAQVCETSAVSVLVTDKDAPEDVVEEFTALGIDVLRV
- the argG gene encoding argininosuccinate synthase, translated to MSKVLTSLPTGERVGIAFSGGLDTSVAVAWMRDKGAVPCTYTADIGQYDEPDIASVPGRAKAYGAEIARLVDCRAALVEEGLAALACGAFHIRSGGRAYFNTTPLGRAVTGTLLVRAMLEDNVQIWGDGSTFKGNDIERFYRYGLLANPHLRIYKPWLDADFVTELGGRKEMSEWLVAHGLPYRDSTEKAYSTDANIWGATHEAKTLEHLDTGVETVDPIMGVRFWDPSVEIATEDVTIGFDQGRPVTINGKTFANAVDLVMEANAVGGRHGLGMSDQIENRIIEAKSRGIYEAPGLALLHAAYERLVNAIHNEDTLAHYHNEGRRLGRLMYEGRWLDPQALMVRESLQRWVGSAVTGEVTLRLRRGEDYSILNTTGPAFSYHPDKLSMERTEDSAFGPVDRIGQLTMRNLDIADSRARLEQFAGLGLVGTAQPSLIGAAQAAATGLIGAMSEGGAQAIASRGEVSGDDELLDRAAMESGTD
- a CDS encoding DUF445 domain-containing protein, coding for MEQDAGQGTAAGAEGRGPGLGGFAYTAADEEKRRGVRRMKTTATGLLLLVAIVYVLATWAKNAGVGGWPGYVAAAAEAGMVGALADWFAVTALFRRPLGLPIPHTAIIPTKKDQLGASLGSFVGENFLSGDVVRDRIHALGVGKRLGAWLAEPEHADRVTAELATALRGALTVLRDSDVQAVVGEAITRRADAVEVGPGMGKMLEKIVQDGGHRRVVDLVCVRAHDWLVMHGDSVMDAVQGGAPGWTPRFVDKRVGERVYKELLRFVTEMRDMPGHPARGSIDTFLTDFAADLQTDSDTRARVERLKSEILGRGEVQDVIASAWSSVRTMIISAAEDERSELRMRARASLISLGARLSTDERLQAKLEGWLEDAAAYVVTTYRTEITSLISDTVAGWDADQTSKKIEAHIGRDLQFIRINGTVVGALAGLAIYSVSHALGG
- a CDS encoding SGNH/GDSL hydrolase family protein: MPRRQGYALLIALVAGTVALAAAVAFGTSLIAGKRQDPLSGSQTHAAARNPAAPANSLGTWVATWTAAPVSAEPYSAQGYPGRTIRNIVHTSVGGDAARITLSNLFGAAPLVIDQATVNTRPVTFGGRPTVTVAAGLQVVSDPVVVPVAPDADLEVTLRTPSAAGPVTQHPNAHQTSYLADGQGTWSTTRWRYLTAVDVRNEASPGAIVVLGDSLTAGSGSTTDANTRWPDVLSDRLRHAYGVANQGIAGNRLLSDSPRTVDGVKNVGGRSGAHRFDRDVLSVAGAKTVIIALGINDVQQFPQEPDPERITAGLRALTERAHAQGLRVVGATLTPFQGYSSWSPERNSVRLAVNKEIRSGRIFDAFVDFDRAVRDPYAPNRILPEYDSGDRLHFNDAGYRALGHAIDLGAVDGTPKADTF
- a CDS encoding DUF1707 domain-containing protein — its product is MRASDAERERVAETLREAVAEGRLEMDEFEQRLDATFKARTHGELVPLVRDLPVPGDVTRPVTGAVAERKGSSANWPARIGGTATSSGAFAFWGGFSRKGRWTVGPRFTAFAMWGGGEIDLREAHFAERDVVIRCFTIMGGMQVTVPPDLNVQVNGLGIMGGFGEHSKLDEEPDPAPDAPRVQITGFALMGGVGVERKRSRAEKRRRQEQERLRERKPDTGDGRKELG
- a CDS encoding ATP-binding cassette domain-containing protein gives rise to the protein MDFIELDGVEKVFDVRRKTGFMRRERREVRAVDGISFRVPRGEMVGYIGPNGAGKSTTIKMLTGILTPSGGRLRVAGIDPSRERTKLAHRMGVVFGQRTTLWWDLPLRDSYRLMHRMYRIPDSRYRENLDRCVELLDLGALLEVPVRQLSLGQRMRGDIAAALLHDPEVLYLDEPTIGLDVISKAKVRGFLRDLNAERSTTVLLTTHDLTDIEQLCKRVMVIDHGRLVYDGALAGLHEVGESERTLVVDLERELPPIELGVGPSARVVKVEGPRQWLAFPAAASAAPLVARIAADYPLVDLSVREPDIESVIAKMYVSDSGL